From Cellulosimicrobium sp. ES-005, one genomic window encodes:
- a CDS encoding AAA family ATPase — protein MLTAQRALTLSSQSSPELPRVPALGALYQMGVRPRVGEVIMIAGRSGTQKSGFALWWVLNMGLPTLYFSADMSAYQASVRIACSKLGMTTDQVEAAMSDPHTRAEYMAILAEVPITFSFGSPISWRSVDLELDAYIELHNAYPQVIVVDNLMDVEGASADYTAQMEAMQNISDLSRSTGATVIVLHHASDKSWEAKSDPWRPPSRDQVKGGMSEKPELSLSVALDPMSYLYRVACLKQRMGPSDPSAQRYATLRADPERTLFLPDGLEGI, from the coding sequence GTGCTGACCGCGCAGCGAGCTCTCACCCTGAGCTCCCAGTCCAGCCCCGAACTGCCCCGCGTGCCCGCCCTCGGCGCGCTCTACCAGATGGGCGTCCGCCCCCGGGTCGGCGAGGTCATCATGATCGCCGGCCGCTCCGGCACGCAGAAGTCGGGCTTTGCCCTGTGGTGGGTCCTGAACATGGGCCTCCCCACGCTGTACTTCTCGGCCGACATGAGCGCCTACCAGGCCTCGGTGCGCATCGCCTGCTCCAAGCTCGGCATGACGACCGACCAGGTCGAGGCCGCCATGAGCGACCCGCACACCCGCGCGGAGTACATGGCGATCCTGGCCGAGGTGCCGATCACGTTCTCGTTCGGCTCGCCGATCTCCTGGCGGTCCGTCGACCTCGAGCTCGACGCCTACATCGAGCTCCACAACGCCTACCCGCAGGTCATCGTCGTCGACAACCTCATGGACGTCGAGGGCGCCAGCGCGGACTACACGGCGCAGATGGAGGCGATGCAGAACATCTCCGACCTCTCGCGCTCGACCGGCGCGACGGTGATCGTCCTGCACCACGCGAGCGACAAGTCGTGGGAGGCGAAGTCCGACCCGTGGCGCCCGCCGTCGCGGGACCAGGTCAAGGGCGGCATGAGCGAGAAGCCCGAGCTCTCGCTGTCCGTCGCGCTCGACCCGATGTCGTACCTCTACCGCGTCGCCTGCCTCAAGCAGCGCATGGGCCCCTCGGACCCGAGCGCCCAGCGCTACGCGACCCTGCGCGCCGACCCGGAGCGCACGCTCTTCCTCCCCGACGGCCTCGAAGGGATCTGA
- a CDS encoding heavy-metal-associated domain-containing protein: MVEIEYQVTGMTCGHCEMSVREEVGQVPGVTAIDVSATTGRLVVTADQPLDDVAVLAAVDEAGYSAERVR, translated from the coding sequence ATCGTCGAGATCGAGTACCAGGTGACCGGCATGACGTGCGGCCACTGCGAGATGTCGGTGCGCGAGGAGGTCGGGCAGGTGCCCGGCGTCACCGCGATCGACGTCAGCGCGACCACCGGTCGGCTCGTCGTCACGGCCGACCAGCCCCTCGACGACGTCGCGGTCCTCGCCGCCGTCGACGAGGCCGGCTACAGCGCGGAGCGGGTGCGATGA
- a CDS encoding FAD-dependent oxidoreductase, translating into MRDVDRPADVVVVGGGAAGHAAVTTLRGEGFAGRVVLVHGEEEAPYLRTLVDKAILQGLLTAEQAALPVPPDVELVRARATGLDPARRAVVLADGRELTAAAVVLATGAVPRPGPAVDRVPALAGADGGEPRVVHLHTARDAVRLRALLGPDPARRTVTVLGAGFVGSETAAWLAEAGATVHLVARSRLPFAGALGAAVARAVAMLHEEHLDAHLGRRVEAVTEHPGGVTVRLAGGTTLESDLAVVAHGTAPAVPGTGGGVDVDDRLAVPGAPGLLAAGAVAVHRDRRDQRFRTDHWDAAVAQGAHAARAVLRRLVGGPDPGPYVPDAGFTLVLHGTQVAGFGVAVPGATPEHRTLDGGGLLTELRVGGDLVAAVGLGATRELHALRSELRRP; encoded by the coding sequence ATGCGCGACGTGGACAGGCCGGCGGACGTGGTGGTGGTCGGTGGCGGAGCCGCCGGGCACGCCGCCGTGACGACGCTGCGCGGCGAGGGGTTCGCCGGTCGCGTCGTCCTCGTGCACGGCGAGGAGGAGGCGCCCTACCTGCGCACCCTCGTCGACAAGGCGATCCTCCAGGGCCTGCTCACCGCGGAGCAGGCCGCCCTGCCCGTGCCGCCCGACGTCGAGCTCGTGCGGGCGCGCGCGACCGGGCTGGACCCCGCGCGGCGGGCCGTCGTCCTCGCGGACGGGCGCGAGCTCACCGCCGCCGCCGTGGTCCTCGCGACCGGCGCGGTGCCTCGCCCCGGCCCGGCCGTGGACCGTGTCCCGGCGCTCGCGGGCGCCGACGGCGGGGAGCCCCGCGTGGTGCACCTGCACACCGCGCGGGACGCCGTGCGGCTGCGTGCCCTGCTCGGCCCCGATCCCGCGCGGCGCACGGTCACCGTGCTCGGCGCCGGGTTCGTCGGGTCCGAGACCGCCGCCTGGCTCGCCGAGGCCGGCGCGACCGTCCACCTCGTCGCCCGCTCCCGGCTCCCGTTCGCCGGGGCGCTCGGGGCCGCGGTCGCGCGCGCCGTCGCCATGCTCCACGAGGAGCACCTCGACGCCCACCTCGGCCGCCGGGTCGAGGCGGTGACCGAGCATCCGGGCGGCGTCACCGTGCGCCTCGCGGGCGGGACGACCCTGGAGTCCGACCTCGCCGTCGTCGCGCACGGCACCGCGCCCGCCGTGCCCGGCACCGGCGGCGGCGTCGACGTCGACGACCGCCTCGCTGTTCCCGGCGCGCCCGGCCTGCTCGCCGCCGGGGCGGTCGCCGTCCACCGGGACCGGCGCGACCAGAGGTTCCGGACCGACCACTGGGACGCCGCCGTCGCGCAGGGTGCGCACGCGGCGCGCGCCGTCCTGCGCCGTCTCGTCGGCGGCCCGGACCCCGGCCCGTACGTGCCCGACGCCGGGTTCACTCTCGTGCTGCACGGCACCCAGGTCGCCGGGTTCGGCGTCGCCGTGCCCGGCGCGACCCCGGAGCACCGCACGCTCGACGGCGGCGGGCTGCTCACCGAGCTCCGCGTCGGGGGCGACCTCGTCGCGGCGGTCGGTCTCGGTGCGACGCGTGAGCTCCACGCGCTGCGCTCCGAGCTGCGCCGGCCCTGA
- a CDS encoding sigma factor-like helix-turn-helix DNA-binding protein — protein MSTTTVDWDAVGERGFWAAERAAKSVANSYSAIEEDDVFQEAVIYIATHPREMAEQFAYGESLPGVRGGELGGLKSMARQLVSRMRAWAASQLDRRDREFDAAIERHQEEVREGFRHQPTPAAFEGMPYTPGLIETILPALWTPSLAWAPVVEGGPEEDMPRAKSDPSHSGTHMAHYADVRAAWEHAKVTKAQREALLLTLGAGMTQEEAGAVLGISREAVSQRSTAGLCNLATYLNGEEIGLDGVDLAA, from the coding sequence ATGAGCACGACGACCGTCGACTGGGACGCTGTCGGGGAGCGCGGCTTCTGGGCAGCCGAGCGCGCGGCGAAGTCGGTGGCGAACAGCTACTCGGCCATCGAGGAGGACGACGTCTTCCAGGAGGCCGTGATCTACATCGCGACCCACCCGCGCGAGATGGCCGAGCAGTTCGCCTACGGCGAGTCGCTGCCCGGCGTGCGCGGCGGGGAGCTCGGTGGGCTCAAGAGCATGGCCCGCCAGCTCGTCTCCCGGATGCGCGCGTGGGCAGCCTCCCAGCTCGACCGCCGCGACCGGGAGTTCGACGCCGCGATCGAGCGCCACCAGGAGGAGGTCCGCGAGGGCTTCCGCCACCAGCCCACGCCGGCCGCGTTCGAGGGGATGCCCTACACCCCGGGGCTCATCGAGACGATCCTCCCGGCGCTCTGGACGCCGTCGCTCGCCTGGGCGCCGGTGGTCGAGGGCGGGCCCGAGGAGGACATGCCCCGGGCGAAGAGCGACCCGTCGCACAGCGGGACGCACATGGCCCACTACGCCGACGTCCGCGCGGCGTGGGAGCACGCGAAGGTCACGAAGGCCCAGCGCGAGGCCCTGCTCCTGACGCTCGGCGCCGGCATGACCCAGGAGGAGGCAGGGGCGGTGCTCGGGATCTCCCGGGAGGCCGTCTCCCAGCGATCGACCGCTGGCCTGTGCAACCTCGCCACGTACCTGAACGGAGAGGAGATCGGCCTCGATGGAGTCGACCTCGCAGCCTGA
- a CDS encoding metallophosphoesterase — MSNVWFTSDLHLGHYKVAALRGFAGQEEHDAAIVEAWEAVVRKGDQVWVLGDLAVSSPAYALNVLESLPGEKHLIWGNHDQGHPMHRDAHRKAAKYLDVFSSAQAFARRRVLGREVLLSHFPYFGDTAGRVGDRHTQYRLRNEGLPLIHGHTHSAETFSVAPARIPFTPQLHVGLDAHNMQLVPLSWVEGHIRLLYSLEG, encoded by the coding sequence ATGAGCAACGTCTGGTTCACGTCCGACCTGCACCTCGGCCACTACAAGGTTGCCGCGCTCCGGGGCTTCGCCGGCCAGGAGGAGCACGACGCTGCGATCGTCGAGGCGTGGGAGGCGGTCGTCCGCAAGGGCGACCAGGTGTGGGTGCTCGGCGACCTCGCGGTCAGCTCGCCGGCGTACGCGCTCAACGTGCTCGAGAGCCTCCCGGGCGAGAAGCACCTGATCTGGGGCAACCACGACCAGGGCCACCCGATGCACCGGGACGCGCACCGCAAGGCGGCGAAGTACCTCGACGTCTTCTCGTCGGCGCAGGCCTTCGCTCGGCGTCGGGTGCTGGGGCGGGAGGTGCTCCTCTCGCACTTCCCGTACTTCGGCGACACTGCCGGGCGCGTGGGCGATCGGCACACGCAGTACCGACTCCGCAACGAGGGCCTGCCCCTCATCCACGGGCACACCCACAGCGCCGAGACGTTCAGCGTGGCCCCGGCCCGCATCCCGTTCACCCCTCAGCTCCACGTCGGGCTCGACGCCCACAACATGCAGCTCGTCCCGCTCTCGTGGGTCGAGGGACACATCCGCCTCCTCTACAGCCTGGAGGGCTGA
- a CDS encoding prohibitin family protein, with translation MSNSTKVIVSGVVAGALVITGLMSVHRQDVGEAKVLRSFSGEIVGESTEPGFHLKAPWVKAIPWDVRDNVVEYAAGGETNYNGGSATGPRITVQDADGVDANLDLTVRYSIAGDKVEELYARFGTQQNLVTKLIEPGIRSATREIPGQYGSLELLNNRADVQANVRDALVAEWAADGIIVEDVSIQEIVQPENVKAAFARAQEARTAVETEKANLERAKIEAEKNAVATQALTPEILTDRYIAALDAGTVFIVPEGSTPMLQLPELAAPQQ, from the coding sequence ATGTCGAACAGCACCAAGGTCATCGTCAGCGGCGTCGTCGCGGGCGCCCTCGTCATCACGGGCCTCATGTCCGTGCACCGCCAGGACGTCGGCGAGGCCAAGGTCCTCCGCTCCTTCTCCGGCGAGATCGTCGGCGAGTCCACCGAGCCCGGCTTCCACCTCAAGGCCCCCTGGGTCAAGGCGATCCCGTGGGACGTCCGCGACAACGTCGTCGAGTACGCCGCGGGCGGCGAGACGAACTACAACGGCGGCTCGGCGACGGGCCCGCGCATCACGGTGCAGGACGCGGACGGCGTCGACGCCAACCTCGACCTGACGGTCCGCTACTCGATCGCCGGCGACAAGGTCGAGGAGCTCTACGCGCGCTTCGGCACGCAGCAGAACCTCGTCACGAAGCTCATCGAGCCGGGCATCCGGTCGGCGACGCGCGAGATCCCGGGCCAGTACGGCTCGCTCGAGCTCCTCAACAACCGGGCCGACGTGCAGGCGAACGTCCGCGACGCGCTCGTCGCCGAGTGGGCCGCCGACGGGATCATCGTCGAGGACGTCTCGATCCAGGAGATCGTCCAGCCCGAGAACGTCAAGGCCGCGTTCGCCCGGGCCCAGGAGGCGCGGACCGCCGTCGAGACGGAGAAGGCGAACCTCGAGCGGGCCAAGATCGAGGCCGAGAAGAACGCCGTCGCGACGCAGGCGCTCACGCCCGAGATCCTCACCGACCGCTACATCGCCGCGCTCGACGCCGGCACGGTCTTCATCGTCCCCGAGGGCTCCACGCCGATGCTCCAGCTCCCGGAGCTCGCCGCCCCCCAGCAGTGA
- a CDS encoding PD-(D/E)XK nuclease family protein, which yields MKSPSRLSYSSLSTYAECSMRWLIERGHKIGSDTWWATLAGTVVHQLTEDWDRGKASEDAVTSKVAFEMLLDVEAAKAAEEERKVRASGKVLKKHGKTGGPNKKDREWWLEEGPKMVQAYIHWRKLTRWEILTLWDGEPAIELQIDEPVAGRKFLGYVDRIFIRPTGEMVIVDIKSGKEPAGWLQLATYRLGILRKYGLDITEAAFWMAGDGDIPGLVDVERFNLDAVEGMVGAAWRGIEAGVFIPHVSNMCSGCGVRDYCPGVAGEKAGELEVVDAVEVNERSLIESVTQPTSG from the coding sequence GTGAAGTCCCCTTCCCGCCTGTCCTACTCGTCCCTGTCGACCTATGCCGAGTGCTCGATGCGCTGGCTGATCGAGCGGGGACACAAGATCGGATCCGACACCTGGTGGGCGACGCTCGCCGGGACCGTGGTCCACCAGCTCACCGAGGACTGGGACCGTGGCAAGGCGTCTGAGGACGCCGTCACGTCCAAGGTCGCCTTCGAGATGCTCCTCGACGTCGAGGCCGCCAAGGCCGCGGAGGAGGAGCGGAAGGTCCGGGCCTCCGGCAAGGTCCTCAAGAAGCACGGCAAGACCGGAGGCCCCAACAAGAAGGACCGCGAGTGGTGGCTCGAGGAGGGCCCCAAGATGGTCCAGGCCTACATCCACTGGCGCAAGCTCACGCGCTGGGAGATCCTCACGCTCTGGGACGGCGAGCCCGCCATCGAGCTCCAGATCGACGAGCCCGTGGCCGGCCGCAAGTTCCTCGGCTACGTCGACCGGATCTTCATCCGCCCCACCGGCGAGATGGTGATCGTCGACATCAAGTCGGGCAAGGAGCCCGCGGGCTGGCTCCAGCTCGCGACCTACCGCCTCGGCATCCTCCGCAAGTACGGCCTCGACATCACCGAGGCCGCCTTCTGGATGGCCGGCGACGGGGACATCCCCGGGCTCGTCGACGTCGAGCGGTTCAACCTCGACGCCGTCGAGGGCATGGTCGGCGCCGCATGGCGCGGGATCGAGGCCGGGGTCTTCATCCCCCACGTCTCGAACATGTGCTCGGGCTGCGGCGTGCGGGACTACTGCCCGGGCGTCGCCGGCGAGAAGGCCGGCGAGCTCGAGGTCGTCGACGCGGTCGAGGTCAACGAGCGGTCGCTGATCGAGAGTGTGACGCAGCCCACCTCGGGCTGA
- a CDS encoding glutaredoxin domain-containing protein, which produces MESTSQPEITVYSNPGCQPCLATKRQLDKLGLAYGEASAADSPQMVNLVRSLGLPEEAPIVVAKRVVDGSQRQEIWTGFRPDRLRSLAA; this is translated from the coding sequence ATGGAGTCGACCTCGCAGCCTGAGATCACCGTCTACTCGAACCCGGGGTGCCAGCCCTGCCTCGCCACGAAGCGCCAGCTCGACAAGCTGGGCCTGGCCTACGGCGAGGCGTCCGCCGCGGACAGCCCGCAGATGGTCAACCTCGTGAGGTCGCTGGGCCTGCCGGAGGAGGCGCCGATCGTCGTCGCGAAGCGCGTCGTCGACGGAAGCCAGCGGCAGGAGATTTGGACAGGGTTCCGCCCTGACCGCCTGCGCAGCCTGGCTGCCTGA
- a CDS encoding heavy-metal-associated domain-containing protein — MRAPARIGLYVAGLGVVFVASAAVAGAVVPEGALPNPPAAHAPEQHVATSDDPPQETTRGADMIGGLSLEQGGYTLGEIEAPRTPGTPGELAFTLTDPAGAPVTDFAVAHEQRLHLVVVRSDGAHYRHAHPELDEAGRWSVPWTWDAAGTYRVYADAVPTGGDPLTLSRTVEVAGDVVPVRADAPTTTASVDGYDVALEGNLEAGAVSRLTLQVTRDGEPVTTLEPYLGAFGHLVALRDGDLAYLHAHPEGAEAVPGEVSGPTVTFGVEAPTAGRYLLYLDFQVEGQVRTAAFTVEAAPAADATGDAAAADHDTTPHDH, encoded by the coding sequence ATGAGAGCCCCCGCCCGGATCGGGCTCTACGTCGCCGGGCTCGGGGTCGTGTTCGTGGCCTCGGCCGCGGTCGCGGGCGCCGTCGTCCCCGAGGGCGCGCTGCCGAATCCGCCCGCCGCGCACGCGCCGGAGCAGCACGTCGCCACGAGCGACGACCCCCCGCAGGAGACCACGAGAGGAGCGGACATGATCGGCGGACTGTCCCTGGAGCAGGGCGGCTACACGCTCGGCGAGATCGAGGCGCCGCGGACGCCGGGCACGCCCGGCGAGCTCGCCTTCACCCTGACCGACCCCGCGGGCGCTCCGGTGACCGACTTCGCCGTCGCGCACGAGCAGCGCCTGCACCTGGTCGTCGTGCGCTCCGACGGGGCGCACTACCGCCACGCCCACCCCGAGCTGGACGAGGCAGGCCGCTGGTCGGTGCCCTGGACGTGGGACGCCGCGGGCACCTACCGCGTGTACGCCGACGCCGTCCCCACCGGGGGCGACCCGCTCACCCTGAGCCGCACCGTCGAGGTCGCGGGCGACGTCGTGCCCGTCCGGGCGGACGCCCCGACGACCACCGCGTCGGTCGACGGGTACGACGTCGCGCTCGAGGGGAACCTCGAGGCCGGGGCCGTCTCGCGGCTGACGCTTCAGGTCACGCGGGACGGCGAGCCGGTCACGACGCTCGAGCCGTACCTCGGCGCCTTCGGTCACCTCGTCGCGCTCCGTGACGGCGACCTCGCCTACCTGCACGCCCACCCCGAGGGCGCCGAGGCGGTGCCGGGCGAGGTGTCGGGCCCGACCGTGACGTTCGGCGTCGAGGCGCCCACCGCGGGCCGGTACCTCCTCTACCTCGACTTCCAGGTCGAGGGTCAGGTACGCACCGCCGCCTTCACGGTCGAGGCCGCTCCCGCCGCCGACGCGACGGGCGACGCCGCCGCGGCCGACCACGACACGACCCCGCACGACCACTGA
- a CDS encoding recombinase family protein, whose product MTTPSSAAAIYVRRSSGRAGTNKTLSEQEQEARKFAASQGLEVVEVYREREGTGASARSGKARPQWEAALAALDEGSRFHTVIVWALDRADRRGADTLGALLSRHAATGRRILGLDGTDTSDPQQRLANIIRGEMAREYSEKLGDNIARTKRYRRADGLWLGGKPPWGLRKGADGKLEHDPETYPEARSVAEALLEGKTLYEITGDLNDRKVRLASGHPWGATVTRKARGRDEDIETPPLKWRIPTLAAIVRSPGWAGLQSIRIRETQADGSKGGWPHVAEVYRHPETGEPVSVGEGVITPDERAHILARIEDRKRGGRTGAVGAKPRASLLGSRLRCAECGELPTVHRTSKYSYYKCGSLAMGPGRCGGYGCPEEDMNDYVVGRALIFLSSLDPEDEVTRSAFAAWAGEADPAVRAELTVREGALAAAEAELARVRRLAVVGILTEEEAAAELPRLRAAVGAAKQALTARSESDLVTPESLRDLQYLAEAWDDLDRAAQRRIIEAVVREVRVVKAPYRGARFSGPQRAIITFVDGSTWPRDGELAEHPGRSPETLKKLAQRERRAARLAAEG is encoded by the coding sequence ATGACGACGCCCTCTTCCGCCGCAGCCATCTACGTCCGACGCTCGAGCGGAAGGGCCGGCACGAACAAGACGCTGTCGGAGCAGGAGCAGGAGGCGCGCAAGTTCGCCGCGAGCCAGGGCCTCGAGGTTGTGGAGGTCTACCGGGAGCGCGAGGGCACCGGCGCGAGCGCGCGGAGCGGGAAGGCTCGCCCCCAGTGGGAGGCGGCCCTGGCCGCCCTCGACGAGGGCAGCCGCTTCCACACGGTCATCGTCTGGGCGCTCGACCGGGCGGACCGGCGCGGGGCAGACACCCTCGGAGCGCTCCTCTCCCGGCACGCGGCGACGGGCCGGCGCATCCTCGGCCTCGACGGCACGGACACCTCCGACCCCCAGCAGCGCCTCGCCAACATCATCCGCGGCGAGATGGCGCGCGAGTACAGCGAGAAGCTCGGGGACAACATCGCGCGCACGAAGCGCTACCGGCGCGCGGACGGCCTCTGGCTCGGCGGCAAGCCGCCGTGGGGCCTGCGCAAGGGCGCCGACGGCAAGCTCGAGCACGACCCCGAGACGTACCCCGAGGCCCGCTCGGTCGCCGAGGCCCTGCTAGAGGGGAAGACCCTCTACGAGATCACCGGCGACCTCAACGACCGGAAGGTCAGGCTCGCGTCAGGGCACCCGTGGGGGGCCACGGTGACGCGCAAGGCGCGGGGCCGCGACGAGGACATCGAGACACCCCCGTTGAAGTGGCGCATCCCGACCCTGGCCGCCATCGTCCGCTCGCCGGGATGGGCTGGGCTCCAGAGCATCCGCATCCGCGAGACCCAGGCCGACGGGAGCAAGGGCGGCTGGCCTCATGTCGCCGAGGTCTACCGGCACCCCGAGACCGGCGAGCCTGTCAGCGTGGGGGAAGGCGTCATCACCCCGGACGAGCGGGCGCACATCCTCGCGCGCATCGAGGACCGGAAGAGGGGCGGGCGCACCGGCGCGGTCGGCGCGAAGCCCCGGGCGTCCCTACTGGGCTCGCGGCTCCGCTGTGCGGAGTGCGGCGAGCTGCCGACGGTGCACCGGACCTCGAAGTACAGCTACTACAAGTGCGGGTCGCTGGCGATGGGGCCGGGCAGGTGCGGCGGCTACGGGTGCCCGGAGGAGGACATGAACGACTACGTCGTCGGGCGCGCCCTGATCTTCCTCTCCTCGCTCGACCCGGAGGATGAGGTGACGCGGTCTGCCTTCGCCGCGTGGGCAGGGGAGGCGGACCCGGCGGTGCGCGCCGAGCTCACCGTGCGCGAGGGGGCTCTGGCGGCTGCCGAGGCGGAGCTCGCGAGAGTCCGGCGCCTGGCCGTCGTCGGGATCCTGACCGAGGAGGAGGCGGCCGCAGAGCTGCCCCGCCTGCGCGCGGCCGTGGGTGCCGCCAAGCAAGCCCTGACCGCGCGCTCGGAGAGCGACCTCGTGACGCCCGAGTCCCTGCGCGACCTCCAGTACCTCGCCGAGGCGTGGGACGACCTCGACAGGGCGGCGCAGCGCCGGATCATCGAGGCCGTCGTGCGCGAGGTCAGGGTCGTGAAGGCGCCCTACCGCGGGGCGCGGTTCTCCGGCCCTCAGCGGGCGATCATCACGTTCGTCGACGGCTCCACCTGGCCGCGCGACGGCGAGCTGGCAGAGCACCCGGGGCGCTCGCCCGAGACGCTCAAGAAGCTGGCGCAGCGGGAGCGGCGGGCGGCGCGCCTCGCGGCCGAGGGGTAG
- a CDS encoding heavy metal translocating P-type ATPase — protein sequence MTTSAAPPPGTFVELEIGGMTCASCAMRIEKKLNRLEGVTATVNYATEKAKVTVPEGVDAATLIAEVEKTGYTAQLPRVEDPEVPTPDEADDVDPELTALRQRLVGAVVLSVPVIAMAMVPALQFTYWQWASLVLAAPVVVWAAWPFHRAAWTNLRHGAATMDTLISVGTSAAFLWSLYALFLGTAGEPGMTHPFTLSVAPTDGAGNVYLEVAAGVTTFILAGRYFEKRSKRQAGAALRALLELGAKDVAVLRDGAETRVPISELAVGDEFVVRPGEKIATDGTVVAGTSAVDASMLTGESVPVEVGEGDAVTGATVNAGGRLVVRATRVGGDTQLAQMARLVEDAQSGKAQVQRLADRVSAVFVPVAIAIAVGTLGAWLGAGAPASAAFTAAVAVLIIACPCALGLATPTALLVGTGRGAQMGVLIKGPEVLESTRTVDTVVLDKTGTVTTGVMTLTDVVTGTGVDRAELLRLAGALEDASEHPVARAIARGAAQEVGPLPVPAEFTNVEGTGVQGVVDGHAVLVGRESLLAEWAQHLPRDLADAKARAEEQGGTAVVVGWDGRARGVLVVADAVKPTSAEAIRQLRALGLTPVLLTGDNATVARRIAAEVGIDEVIAEVMPRDKVDVVSRLQGEGKVVAMVGDGVNDAAALAQADLGLAMGTGTDVAIEAADITLVRGDLRSAADAIRLSRRTLGTIKVNLFWAFAYNVAAIPLAALGLLNPMLAGAAMAFSSVFVVGNSLRLRSFRSRATSPDPTATTPTAPAAQLAGV from the coding sequence ATGACGACATCGGCCGCCCCGCCGCCGGGGACGTTCGTCGAGCTCGAGATCGGCGGGATGACCTGCGCCTCGTGCGCCATGCGGATCGAGAAGAAGCTCAACCGGCTCGAGGGCGTCACCGCGACCGTGAACTACGCGACGGAGAAGGCGAAGGTCACCGTCCCGGAGGGCGTCGACGCGGCCACGCTCATCGCCGAGGTCGAGAAGACGGGGTACACCGCCCAGCTCCCGCGCGTCGAGGACCCCGAGGTCCCGACGCCGGACGAGGCGGACGACGTCGACCCCGAGCTCACCGCGCTGCGGCAGCGCCTCGTCGGGGCCGTCGTGCTCTCGGTCCCGGTCATCGCGATGGCGATGGTCCCCGCGCTCCAGTTCACGTACTGGCAGTGGGCCAGCCTCGTGCTCGCCGCGCCCGTCGTGGTGTGGGCGGCCTGGCCGTTCCACCGCGCCGCGTGGACCAACCTGCGCCACGGTGCGGCGACGATGGACACCCTCATCTCCGTGGGGACCAGCGCCGCGTTCCTCTGGTCCCTCTACGCGCTGTTCCTCGGCACGGCGGGCGAGCCGGGCATGACCCACCCGTTCACGCTGTCCGTCGCCCCCACCGACGGCGCCGGGAACGTCTACCTGGAGGTCGCGGCCGGCGTCACGACCTTCATCCTCGCGGGCCGCTACTTCGAGAAGCGGTCCAAGCGGCAGGCCGGCGCCGCGCTGCGCGCCCTGCTCGAGCTCGGCGCCAAGGACGTGGCGGTGCTGCGTGACGGCGCCGAGACCCGCGTCCCGATCTCGGAGCTCGCCGTGGGCGACGAGTTCGTCGTGCGCCCCGGCGAGAAGATCGCGACCGACGGCACGGTCGTGGCCGGCACGTCCGCCGTCGACGCCTCGATGCTCACGGGCGAGTCCGTGCCCGTCGAGGTGGGCGAGGGCGACGCCGTCACCGGTGCGACCGTCAACGCGGGCGGGCGGCTCGTCGTGCGCGCGACGCGCGTCGGCGGCGACACCCAGCTCGCGCAGATGGCCCGCCTCGTCGAGGACGCGCAGTCCGGCAAGGCCCAGGTCCAGCGGCTGGCCGACCGCGTCTCGGCCGTCTTCGTCCCCGTCGCCATCGCGATCGCCGTCGGCACCCTCGGCGCGTGGCTCGGCGCCGGCGCGCCGGCATCGGCCGCGTTCACCGCCGCCGTCGCGGTGCTCATCATCGCGTGCCCGTGCGCGCTCGGCCTCGCCACCCCGACGGCGCTGCTCGTCGGGACGGGCCGCGGAGCCCAGATGGGCGTCCTCATCAAGGGACCCGAGGTGCTGGAGTCCACCCGGACCGTGGACACCGTCGTGCTCGACAAGACAGGGACCGTGACGACGGGCGTCATGACGCTGACCGACGTCGTCACGGGCACCGGTGTCGACCGCGCCGAGCTCCTGCGCCTCGCCGGGGCGCTCGAGGACGCCTCGGAGCACCCGGTCGCCCGGGCGATCGCCCGGGGCGCCGCCCAGGAGGTGGGCCCGCTCCCCGTGCCCGCGGAGTTCACCAACGTCGAGGGCACGGGCGTGCAGGGCGTCGTGGACGGGCACGCCGTGCTCGTCGGCCGCGAGTCGCTCCTCGCCGAGTGGGCGCAGCACCTCCCGCGCGACCTCGCCGACGCCAAGGCCCGCGCCGAGGAGCAGGGCGGCACCGCCGTCGTCGTCGGCTGGGACGGGCGCGCCCGCGGCGTCCTCGTGGTGGCCGACGCGGTCAAGCCCACGAGCGCCGAGGCGATCCGCCAGCTCCGCGCGCTCGGCCTCACCCCGGTGCTCCTCACCGGGGACAACGCGACCGTCGCACGCCGGATCGCGGCCGAGGTGGGCATCGACGAGGTGATCGCGGAGGTCATGCCGCGCGACAAGGTCGACGTCGTCAGCCGCCTCCAGGGCGAGGGCAAGGTCGTCGCGATGGTCGGCGACGGCGTGAACGACGCCGCCGCTCTGGCCCAGGCGGACCTGGGTCTCGCCATGGGGACCGGGACGGACGTCGCGATCGAGGCCGCCGACATCACCCTCGTGCGGGGCGACCTGCGCTCCGCGGCCGACGCGATCCGCCTGTCACGCCGGACCCTCGGCACGATCAAGGTGAACCTCTTCTGGGCGTTCGCCTACAACGTCGCCGCGATCCCGCTGGCCGCGCTCGGCCTGCTCAACCCCATGCTCGCCGGCGCCGCGATGGCGTTCTCCAGCGTCTTCGTCGTGGGCAACAGCCTGCGCCTGCGGTCGTTCCGGAGCCGGGCCACGAGCCCGGACCCGACGGCCACCACCCCGACCGCGCCGGCCGCGCAGCTCGCCGGCGTCTGA